In Panicum virgatum strain AP13 chromosome 5K, P.virgatum_v5, whole genome shotgun sequence, the genomic window gagtgatactgggtatggaactgatcttccagctgcctccaagttcgaatcgaatccggagccaacgacgcgtaccatccaaaagctgggcctgtaagataTTGGCCGAAGAAACAGACCCTCagcggatccgatactgaaaccatcccaagctgcgttaagtatcggctcacatgctcaatggagctggctccttctgacccgttgaacttggtgaactcagggagccgatacttgggtggcaatgggatcaagtcatagtcacttggatacggcttggaataacCGATCGTTTTTCTCTtaggcaggatgccgaactggtctcttagtattgcactgacctgctccacactaagaactcctggggccgatggctcagcactcggcccattagcgtactttgccagccacgcttgtttctccgcgtcagctccagaagctcctgggtttaccaactgcaccgagcgtgttggattgacgctgtcagggatgtaggcgcacgtgtagccgtgcgtgatctccttgggtggctcagtgaggaactggccttctccggGGTCAccaccgatcttgtggacgacgtagatcggcgaactctgctgTGCTACTAccgcgagcgagtaggacactggtGGCCTGGTTTGTAGTGCAGCttccccctgtgactccccaagaCTGGTCCTgacggggagtactggttcttgatcacctcctggacgacgTGATATGCCatgcgctcgagctcgttcaccaggctctctaagtgccgatgaagcgcatgagccaccatgtagttcatctcctgacgtagGGCCCTGGTACGCTCCTCTGAAGGCACGGACAGATCAACATTGTCGAGAAcgccctctggtgagaaccccttccacctgatgccatggttgcgggtcctctcaaaagagccgatgagatcggcttcgaactgagctttgacctcatcgtatttttgcttgtgctctgtagtcagctcttcatacgtgacaggtttggtgaccggtagaaccgatgcttggtcctgagctcctgtcatctctgtggtgggcgttgttgttgatgagggtcccaccgggcatgccagaatgtgttgtcagtcgaaacccaccggcgagcagcgacaggcaacacgaagagctgggaggtcgccggggcgctggcaggcactgctccctcgtcgacggcccgcaattccgtcacgcgcccggagattccgtagaaagtcgggcgtgccacctgacctatacccgatcagaaaGGTGCAAATGTGTTTGTAACGATCTGCCTGcaaacacaaacacgtggaaacataagtccgagccgtggtcggctccccgggacgactcttgcatcgtctttaaagagccaatcgagtcccggtgtcagattggatctgtttgcatccggatattgataaataaagcaaataaatataaagctgcttcaattaaatctaactaatctaatccacgacggtaaaagcttcactgttagatcggaacatcctacacgtgactaggcctaatgaacataacagataactaaatcataacccaaaacagaggcctaagaactagcaagagccgattcccggaacaatccctattaaggctaagataaagcatctagtacaccaccggatcatccaacccgtttgcaaggcctaacctagcagatattacgccaactcttagagataagagcaaaccgtaatagattagatctactagacataaaagaagcagggtgttgtctctgtgcaactaattctatgcaacaagaactagcataagattgaaacgtgactgcgtaaagacaacatgatgttcgtagatgataagaaacaaagcacgacagatctactaaaagccatgctacgaacatcaagataactagcattactcgccatcaaaaacgcttcagtacaagtaataccaaggtaaaagtaagaacaacgctgccctgatcgcaagaagcgatcagggcagcatggcgcttacttggttgaaaccctaaggttaggggtggcgatgtgccgagattgttgtttgcgagacgtgatgacgttcttttcatgaataacatagggtacatatttatagtccggagacttgggaaacaatctaaactaatcttgtcccgatcggactctatctctaatcttgaattaaatctaaagatacatggcccatgtggcccaaatactcacgcaggagccgatttacaagccttcttaatcttctgctttaagctcatcttgctttcggcccataaattaaccctattaatttatggcgataacacctaCCTATCGCAATTTTCTCAAGGATGTAGAAAGGAGGTCAAATATAATCTGAACAAATAATCAGTTAATCCGAGGTACGGCAAAGTAAACAACCCGAGCAAACATCTCAAATTCCTAATACGTGTAGAACACAGTCGAAATGTGGCTTGAACACCACGTCGCTGGAGATGACAACCATGAAGGTGCTCCCGCAACCCTCTTTATAGCCTCTTTGAGATACGACAAAGCCTCTATATATGACGAGTTTTTTCTACACTCGTGTGTAGCTACTCTCATCATCAGTATACCACCGTGTGTATGTTCGCATAATTACTTATCACTTTGAGTACATTCACATACTAGTCTAGTTGTCAAATTTGGGATATCCTCTTGACGAACAAGATCAATATCACAGAAAATACGCATGGCCCATTCTAATTTATGATGGGTAAGTACCCACATTCTGGTCCCAAGTCTCATCGACATTGCTTTCAATCACATTGTTCAAAGAGTTGCCTTGGTTAGAATACTCTCCTCCAATAGAAGCGGCATTTTGCTTTTCTTGCTATTTATTTTCTAAGAAACCATCAGGAAAGGCAGGATCAAATGTGTTTACAGTGAAGGGTTTCAATTCATTAAAAAAGTAAAAGGAAAGGATTGTGCGTTCATATCTCACATGGAAAAAGATAGTAACTCTGCTCATAGTTACAATGCTACATGCTATTATAATTTGAAAAATCAACCAAGTGGACAACTTAAAAAGGTGGTGGTGAAGCGATCAACTGAAGATGTCAAGCGGAATAGGCTTCGACTAAGAATAACAATTGACACAGTCCGGTGGTTAGCATTCCAAGCTTGTGCTTTCCATGGACATGATGAATCTAAGGATTCAAAGAACCCAGGTAATTTTCTTGACATGGTAAAACTTCTAGCTGAATATGATGATGAGGTCAAGGAAATTGTTCTAGGTAATGCTCCAGATAATGCAAAGTATACCTCACCACTGATTTAGAAAGAAATCATTGTTATAATGTCTTCTAAAATTCAAAAGTTAATTCATGATCAGactagttatgcaaattttttctTGATTGTTCATAAATCTAGTGATGAATCTGCTAGAGAACAAATGtcacttgtttttctttttgctaacGAAAAAGGTTTCATTCGGGAACGTTTTCTTGATATTACTCATGTTAATGATACAACATATGCAACTTGAGAAATAGTTATTCTCTTTGTTATCTAGATATAAATTGGATGTTCAAAATATTTGAGGACAAGGGTGTTAGactcggggcagcgggactgctcataggcgtggaatattctagagtagggagtagcacatgGATATGCCCTACCTCCATTGTAACTATTCGAATAACAGTAGGACTAGTTGATGTACAAGGAAACTAGCCGACATCATCAGATTAGGACTTTAATagtactcgactaggactttccatataaccATGTCCCCCtagaatatataagggcgggcagggactccTTCAAAGCAGACGATacacatcgaacaacacctaaggcaatacaaacaaccacataggatgtagggtattacgctccggcggcccgaaccagtctaaatctttgtgttccttgcaccatcacgTTCTggtctcggcgagtccctacctACAACAACTCTCCTCGGGGTATACCTCGGAGAACCcgccggtaaaacaccgacaaagGGTGTGATGGTGCTAGTAACATGCATGGTGAGTGGAATAGACTACAAGCAAAATTTCTTGCAGATTGTCCTTATACATATTATGTCCATTGTTTTGCTCGTCAATTACAATTAACAATTATTGCTGCATCTAAGACCATCTCCAAGAGCTTCTCCAAATCACATTAGCCAAATCCCATTTAGCTAGCCATTTAGCTATCTAAAAGGTGAGAATTCCAACAGCTTCTCCATCCATCCCCTACCCCATTCCATCCCCTTCTTCGCGAGCACCCCACCGCGTTGCcaccctcctctgctcctcctgctcgccgcacctccagctcctcccctcgccacacCCCCTGCTCCTCAAcgggagaaggggagggggctGCGCCGGCACGAGGGGCCGAGAGCTCCCTCCGTCGGCTGGCGGCTGCAAGCTCTTCGGGCGCCGCTGCGAGTCATAGACCCCCTGGTGAAGTCGTGGATCCAAGCGGCCAATCACACGCAGCTCGGGTGCACCATCAATCTTGAGTACCATATGCTAATAATAATCACCAATCTAATAATCATCAATCGTGTTTCAGAGGATGAGCTGCTCCAGGTGCGGAGCATCCACCACTGCGAGCTCCTCTACCACACCCATCCAGAGGAGCGAGGTGCAGGTTCCATGGAGGAGCCGACGGCTGCGAGCTCCCCGGGCACCATCGCGGGAGGGGTTGTGCCGCCGTGagggggccggggcggcgcgaaGGGGCAGTGGCGGCCTTGAAAcgtgggagcgggagcgggtGCAGCGAGCGCGGGGGAGCGGATGGCGAGCCGCTGCGCTCGGGGAGAAAAGCGAGATGAGGGGTGAAGATAGCAAGAGTGATACCGAGGGGAGTAAAATGAAGAGTCTGTTGGAAGAGGGTTTTTACTCCATCTTATCCAAATTTAGCAAGCCAAATGGATTTAGCTacattggagttgctctaacgaAGTGCCAGAggtttctaatttttttatgatCTTAGTTTTGCTGTCAACACTGTTGTGTCTTCTAGTAAGAGAAATGATGACCTGCGCGCCTACCAACTAGCTGAAATGGAAAATCTTATTGAGCTGAGGTTGAAACTGGAAGTGGAGCTAACCAAATTGGAACTTTAAAGTAGGAAGGTGTAATAGGTGGAGCTCTCATTATGACTTTATTTGAAGCCTTTTAGGGTTGTACAAATCTACATTTAGTGCTCAAGGATGTTGCTAATACAAAACACCGAGGGACTAAGGCTTCAGTTAGAAGTAAGGCTACTAGTGCTATTACATTGATGATGATATTTgattttgtatttattttgcATGTTATGAAAGAACTTATGGGAACTACAGACATACTTTGCAGAAAGTTGGAGCACAAGTCACAAGATATTGTGAATGCTATGGATGATGTAGCCACCACAAAAAGATTGATTCAGGAGTTAAGTGACTAAGGTTGGAACAAGCTTATTAGTGATGTGACATCTTTTTGTTTTAAACAAGGGATTGTTTGTCGAGATATGAAAGACTTATATGCAGATTTCATTAGATCTCGGGCACCCAATGAGATTACAATTGAGCATCATTATATATAGATATGATATCTTCACTGTTGCAATAGATCAACAAGAAAAGAGTAGAATAGATTCAGTGAATAAGCAACAACACTTCTCAATTTGTGTACATCTTTGGATCCAAAAGTGATCAATTCAGTTCATTCAACATTGATAAAGTGTTCTCTCTAGCTTCAGAGTTCTATCCTGCTGATTTTTTAAAACAAGAGAGAGCCAACCTGAGATGTCAACTACGTCACTATGAACTTGATGTACTTACCAATCACTACGTCACTATGAACTTGATGTACTTACCAATCCAAAGTTTTAAAATTTGACAAGTGTAGCTGATTTTTGTCGTCGACTTGTAGAAACTAAAAGAAGCAGATGATTATCATTTAATTCACAGGTATGCTCTTATTTTGTATTAGATACTTGGTTACTGTAACACTACAAGTGTTAATCCTCTGTAGTTAACTTAATCATGGTCATTAGATTCAAACTTACGCAACAAAGCAACAAATCAAAACTACTCCTGTCAGCCAaggtgggaccggtctgaccggtcggagcaaccggtctgaccggttgaacctgGGTTAACCGTTTTTGGGGCCCCACAACATTTAAACCACTCTCTCACTCCCTTCCTCACCAACTCCCTCATTCCCGTGGTCAGCTCACCTACtgagctctctccctctcatttTTCTTTCCCAAACCCTAATCCCCAAATCCTCCCTCTCCATTTGATTCCAAGGCCTAGAACGGATCGAATCGGCGTCGGGAAGCTTCATCTCCTCGATTCCTTCCCTAGTGTGTAGTGGATTCAAGCTCTCCACGGGGGAAAGACTCACTCAAGGTATTTTTGCTTGGTTTGGATCGATCTCCATTTCTAGATGATCTTAGGTGATTTCCTCTGGTAAAAAATGTCCAAAAATATCCCTGAACTAGTCcctagaagggtttcaactttggtGGGTCGGTTGTGGCGCAGCAAAGATTTAGTTCTTGGAGCTAGGTCTgggcaggaccggtctgaccggtatcgtGATTGGGTTGggagtgaccggtctgaccggtatggggtaccggtctgaccggtgtggcagTGGCTGAGAGAGGTTAATAAGGGGTTGCTAATGTAAATAGTTAGAAATTAATTGGGTTACTGATTACTTATAATTTTTGCAAATCATGCATTCAttctctcatgtcatatgcatatgcatacgtgtagcagccgcggcggaggaaattgtgtacgaggtggttgcggagccacaggagccacaGGGGCAAGCCCTGCAACAGGAGGATCGTGAGgagccggcccaaggcccaattcaccctagcactgagcagcagacacaaggaaaggttggtgcgtggggtccgacggggcctacgcgtgccgtgttggttaggtctaccttgcaaggttaaatcaaatcgattcgccgtgtcttgcagatatgagggccttgatctctttgctgcatcgtagcaaaataTTAGATGgtgaattatatatatatatatatatatatatatatatatatatatatatatatatatatatatatatatatatataacgtTGAACACCTTGAATTATTATGATTGCTTCACCTTGTGTGCAATAGTTGAAttgtgcaaatattagattgaggttaatctatatagaacctggagctaaaatattaaaaataagcATCCACTTTTAGatacttttctgcaaaataaaccaccagccaaatgacttgcatgtctagatatgtgggctaagttatacccactggtcgggtaagcctatctgagtattagtatactcatggtttgttgccacaatcaTTTCAGGCCATCTGGAtgttgacttctgcccctgctgtgttAAGTTCATCCATCGAGATGCAGagggtgggaagtggtggagcgagacccctaGATTAGGGATTTGGCGAGTTGCACGCGTGTGGGCGATGTGTGCAGCTTCTTTGTCtgttcagaccggtctgaccggtcggtgggaccggtctgaccggtgtctaCGTAGAGTTcccatgcagaccggtctgaccggttggatgaactggtctgaccggttgagaaGAGGCAGAACACTAGCGTAGTTGTAGGTTCTTTTCTATTTGAACTTGGCTACCCTATTGTATAGTTTGTAAACTATTTAGTTTATGTAGATTATGTAAACTATTGGTGTatttgaacttggtttgtaaaactcttTGTTAATATCGTATGTCACTCTTGtttattttcaagtattttgtcgtgcttgtaccatctgcgtccgccttcgcgtgggacttccggtgttgtttcgatcggctcgtgggttgagaaaggatcgccaaattaaaccattaagctaatgcgcccgatgtgttcaaatgacggtcattacgcttaatttagagttttaatttggcggttccttCACAGTTACTTGACCAGAAAATTACAACGTCAAATAGTAATATTTCATTTTTCATTTGTAGGTTGATTCGCCTTATTGTTACTTTACCGGTTTCAACTGCAACTAAAGAGCGCGTATTTTCTGCAATGAAACTTAATAAGACAAGGCTATGAAATAAAATGGAAGTTGAATTTTTTAAGAAATTGCTCGGTACTCTATATTGAGAGAGAGATTGCAATGAAGATTACGATAGATTTGATAATTGATGCTTTCAATACTGTGAAGAATCATGGGGTGAAATTTAAATGAAAAGTAAGATGTATTGACCACTTTTACAAATTATTCGCTTTTATGTATTGCTATTGTGTAATTTATTAATATAGTTTGGTAGCTAGTATATGCTTGTGTGGACAATGGAAAATTGCGATAAATTGTCAAATTCTTGTACCACGCAAATACATAATCTTCCAAAAGAGAATCTTGGATCCCTGGATTACTGGATTAACAATGGCCTGGGACGAAGCTAGGTAGGAAGTTATGGGTGCCAATGCACCCactaaaaatttgaaaacactTGTTACAATCAAATTTGCACCACTGATGCATGCACCCTCCAAATTAGAATCTGCGCATATACTTTAAAGTAACCTAGAGCTAATGGTGTACCCTTATATTggctctagcttcgcccctgacAACGGCCAAACTATCATCATCAGAGACAACGCTCATTGCATGCACCCCCACCCTTGTCGCGCTGCTCCAGACAAGCCGAGAACTAACTCCAAGCACGTGAGCtgagcgcggccggccggctcacACTGGTGTCCGGTACGGTATACCCGGCCGCGCCCCGGCGACGACTGGCCACGACGACATGCCCGAGCGAAACCTTATCCTTCAAGGCCTGCTGGTTGCTGCCGATCCGGGGGGCCACGGGCCACGTACGCAGGCCATCGCGCGCTCCGGGAGCAAGACGCTGGAGTGATTTGGACGTTGCGCGGGGCGCctttccggcgacggcgacgcggcagCGACCCTGTCCCCCTTCCGatcccctcctcctccatcgTCCCTTCCACGTACGCGCGCCTCTACTGGTTCGGCCTGCCTCGGCGTcatccccgcgcgcgcgcgggcgttcGCTGTGACATCTGCTCGGCGGAGCGCGCGCGCAGCAACACGCTCCGCCAGGCCGGCCCGCGCGCTCGTGTGGACGCCGGCGACCCATGCGAGGATACGGTCGTCGGTGGCGCGGGCTGCGTGGCGGCACGCGCAGGAAATGGTACGCTTCGGCAGTTAGGCGTAATGATGGCTGGCGCCGTAGCCATCGTCGGCCGGTCGCTCCTGTGGATATCCTTTGGATGTTCTTGGTTcgcgtggatgcttgttttGTGGAATTGGATCGTCGAAAtgcttttgcttttgtttgcaCCGGACCGGAATATCAGGACCGCTGTGGCTGTCGGCAGTACGGCGGCCTGCGTACATGTTTCTTGCTGCTCTTGTTTGTACTAGGTGTGTGTATCTGCGCTGGATCAGTGTACCGATATACCAGTTCATGTACGCATATGCACTGGATGTGAAGATATAAAATGTGGTGGTTCTTGTTATGTATTCTCCTCCGAAAAGAGTGAggctttcttaaaaaaaatgcgACCGGAAGGGGAGGATGCCCCGCCCCCGTATTTCGTATTTTCTGAAGATGAAGCATACCGGTTTCCGGTCGCAAAAATGCCCATAATTTTTACTGTGCACCTCTACTGGGTATACTGTACCACTGAGCTACAAGCTCATCTGCGCAATCTTCAATGTTGGGGAATAAAAATACTAAAGAAGCTTTTGAACCACCAAACATCAATTAGGAAAGTTAATTACAAAATTAGTGAGCTGTGACCAACAGGCTTATATCATTCCAAACAGAACTTTTCTCGTCCAGCTTAGGGCAGCCCCAATGGAAAAAACTGACACGGTTTCCATAGCACAAAAAATTATCTATAAAAACTATCTTCCACAGTGAAGAATGTCTTTGAGTAATaaatattttctctttctctctcctaaaTCTATCTTCTTCCTTCAATGACAAGCGAGCGCGGACCCCCTaaaaactggtgatttctccaCAATGGTGATTTTATGGTTCCTTGATGTATTGGGTGAAGAGAAGACTTGGTTTCTTCCTCATGAAACCATTTCTagcatttttttctctctttcttcgtTAATTATGTTGCCATGTCAATATTTTGCTTAGGTGACAGATCATTTAATGAGGATAGAAATCATCATCAATACACTATCACTCTGTTCGCTACAAccagccaacagtgtttttctctcacactaaaccagcaccagccactagCGACAGCACAACGAACAAAGTGTATTGGGACTGCCCTTAATGAGCTAGACTGAGCCGAGCCGGCTCGCTATCTGAGTTTTAGCACCGCAGCTCTCAAAGAAAAGGttattaatatatttattatggTTAAAACGTAGCGGTACATGCTTCTTAATATCTTTTTGATAAATTATCTTAGTCCAAGTGAATTTCTCCTCCATAACAAAATCTTAATATTATGCAACAGCTCTTAAGGCCATGCGCTGATTTGCACTCTGAGCTCTCCATTTTGCTAAATGGTTCTAGCACTGTGGCATTCAAAGAAAAGGTGATTAGCATATTTATTATGATTAAAAAGCAGTGGTTCAGGCTGCttcctaatatatttttgataaattatCTTTTTTGATGGTTTTTGATAAATTATCTTTGGCCAAGTGATTTTCTCCTCCATAACAAAATCTTAATATTATGCGACAACTCTTATGGGCCATGTGCTGATTTGCACTCCGAGCTCTCCATTTTGCTTCATGCTACAGTTTGGAAATGGGCTTCAACCCACGTCTAGGAAAAATGGGCTCCAGGCCCAGTCTTACACATAGACTGATGTGTTGCGATTTAAATAGGCCTAACCGTAGGAATGCCGcggttttttaatttttatattttttattttcgtttttacaaaaaaatatattttcgttttcgaaatttGCAGAATATActcggccgccccgctgccggacggccgggacctggtcgccccgctcggggcggcaggggcttttgtgcaaaaacttttatgaaaatatttgcgcgcaggtccctaggggccggtggcccggcagcggggcggccggccctggccgcccggctgcagggcgaccggctctcccaccttttataagggttggctggtccctcCACCCTCTCATTTgtatcactaaaattccagaaattaagaaaaaataaggagggagggagagaggcgaagccctgccggattctcgagccggcgactgcagataaccaaaattcttctacgctttacaaataaattatgttgtaattatttttgttgaaatagtagattagcaatcaatttaattattgttaggagtgattatgACTACatctaacaataattaaattgattgctaatctactgtttcaacaaaaataattacaacataatctatttgtaaagcatagaagaattttggttacctgcagtcgccggctcgaaaatccggcagggcttcgcctctctccttccctccctccctccctccctcttttttcttggtttctggaattttagtgttgcaaatgaggggtgggggaccagtcaacccttatataagggtgggaaagccgggcggccagggccggccgccccgctgccgggcgaccggccctcATGGACCTGCGCGCAAATATTTTCCAgagtatattcctgtaaatttcgagaacgaaaatatatttttgtaaaaaacgaaaataaaaaatataaaaataaaaaaccgcaGGAATACCCTTTAGCATCCATCCTCCGCAGCAATGGCCGGCGGCAGCTCTCcgacctagccgccgccgccgccgccatcaccccCTCCCTCGGCGAGGACCACCCACCTGCAGCCATGACCGGCGTCCCCAAAAACCGCCGACAGCGTCGACGGTCGAAGGCCCGCCGAGCTCCACCCATACACAAGCTCGGGGAGGACCTCCTGCTGGAGAtcttcctccgcctcccctcccTTGCCACGCTCGTCCGCGCCGCCCTCACCTGCCGCGCGTGGCGCCGCGCGGTGGCCTCCTCCCCGtcgttccgccgccgcttccgcgcCCTCCATCCGCCGCCTCTCCTCGGCCTCTTCTTCGAGGCCCCCGGTCCAGTGCATACTCCTAACACCCCTGGCTTCCCCACCTTcgtccccgcccgccgccgcgacagGGACCTAACTGCCGCCGTCCGTGGCGGCGACTTCTTCCTCACCTCCCTTGAGGACCTCCCAGACCGAACGGGATTCTCTGAAGTACTGAAGCAAAGTCAGCTAGTACTGTAGCGGTGACTTTCGGTGTATTTCCGGCCGTTCTGAGACGATGGACAGGACTGATCGCTACAGTACCCATGCTACAGTGCAAAACAGTACCTTTCTGAACAGTGCTCCCGTGAACAGTGACTGCTACAGTGATTTACGGTAGGGAATACTGTTCGTCCAGACTCATGATACTGTTTATCTTCCTGACTTTGCTTCGTCAAGTCAGTGAAGTTGAACCCCTCCCAGACGAGGGCCCCTGCTGGAACATGGTGGACTGCTGCCGCGGATGCGTCCTCCTCATGAATTGGGATGATGGATCACTCGTCGTGTTCAACCCCCTGACGCGCCGGATTGAGGATGTCTTCGATCTGAGCCCTGAGGATTTGTTTGACGGTAGCCGTGGCCATTACGCCCAGGTCTATCCCCAGTTGCTCTTCTCTGACGAGGACCCTGCATCATTCCGAGTGGTGCTTCTTGCCCATGACGAACGCAGGATACGGGCTGCCGTCTTTTCTTCGGACACTTGGGAATGGCTACTTCTTCCATGGGTGGACGTACCGGCGAGTTCAGGTGATGATGAATGTTGGATTAAATATGAGCGTGGCATGCAAGCCAATGGGTTCCTGTACTGGGTTTACGAGGACCAGAGGTATCTAGTTTCACTTAACACTGCCACGATGGAATTCTGCGTCACTGAGCTTCCTCACTTCCTAAGGGATTCCAGCTTTCATCTTGGCGAGACGAAGGATGGCGCAACATGTATTGTCTATTCAGATCAGCTGAACGTTGGTGTCTTGATGCCCACAAGGGATGATGGTATGGAGAAATGGGTGCTTGACAGGGTGGTTCCCTTGGACAGAGAGCTTGAACGAGTCCTTCGAGTCGGATTGGCCAACGTCACTGTGCCGAACCAACTGGTGGCTAACCATAATGATCTGTCTGTTTTGGCAGTCCAGGATGGCTATGTGTACAAGCGCGCCATCGGCGTCCTGGCAGATGCAGCCGGGCCGGCGAGCGGGTAGAAGAGTAGAATACGCGGAGAGCGCCGAAAAG contains:
- the LOC120707314 gene encoding uncharacterized protein LOC120707314 isoform X1, with product MTGVPKNRRQRRRSKARRAPPIHKLGEDLLLEIFLRLPSLATLVRAALTCRAWRRAVASSPSFRRRFRALHPPPLLGLFFEAPGPVHTPNTPGFPTFVPARRRDRDLTAAVRGGDFFLTSLEDLPDEGPCWNMVDCCRGCVLLMNWDDGSLVVFNPLTRRIEDVFDLSPEDLFDGSRGHYAQVYPQLLFSDEDPASFRVVLLAHDERRIRAAVFSSDTWEWLLLPWVDVPASSGDDECWIKYERGMQANGFLYWVYEDQRYLVSLNTATMEFCVTELPHFLRDSSFHLGETKDGATCIVYSDQLNVGVLMPTRDDGMEKWVLDRVVPLDRELERVLRVGLANVTVPNQLVANHNDLSVLAVQDGYVYLVSTSSMYHDPYAWKR
- the LOC120707314 gene encoding uncharacterized protein LOC120707314 isoform X2, with the protein product MTGVPKNRRQRRRSKARRAPPIHKLGEDLLLEIFLRLPSLATLVRAALTCRAWRRAVASSPSFRRRFRALHPPPLLGLFFEAPGPVHTPNTPGFPTFVPARRRDRDLTAAVRGGDFFLTSLEDLPDEGPCWNMVDCCRGCVLLMNWDDGSLVVFNPLTRRIEDVFDLSPEDLFDGSRGHYAQVYPQLLFSDEDPASFRVVLLAHDERRIRAAVFSSDTWEWLLLPWVDVPASSGDDECWIKYERGMQANGFLYWVYEDQRYLVSLNTATMEFCVTELPHFLRDSSFHLGETKDGATCIVYSDQLNVGVLMPTRDDGMEKWVLDRVVPLDRELERVLRVGLANVTVPNQLVANHNDLSVLAVQDGYVYKRAIGVLADAAGPASG